From Mucilaginibacter gotjawali:
TACAAAAACTTTTTATTTAGATGGAAGAAATTCATCCGCAATTAAAAGCGTTCATTGTTGATTACTGTTCCCGGTATAAGATCAGGGAAGTTGACCCCTGTGCGTTGAACCTCGATACCAGTATCGACCTCGACCTGGATATCGTTGATATAGAGATTGATCTGTTCATTGCTGAATTTGCAGAGACCTTCCGTGTGGACCAATCTAAATTCAGCTGGTATAAGTATGGTTACCCCACTGGGTCGGCAAGTGTAAAGGTCTTAAAAACCGTTTTTGGGTATAAGTCACCTTGGGTAAACCGTTTGTCCAACAGGCTCTATAAGCCAAAGTTCAGGGTGAGCAACCTGCAGGATGCTGTACGAACCGGGAAATTGTTATAGAAGCCATTGCGGGTTACAAGCATCTCCTGCTTTTGAGCAATAAATGTGTGGTCAGCTTGCAACGGTCCGGCATTTAAAGGGAGAAAGCTGGTAGCCCGCAATGGCGTTTTTTTTCAATCCATAACGAAAATCCAGTTGTTTTATGATAAGGTAAAAGAGAAATAGCCTACTTTTATCATTCAAACCAATGATTAGAACCAGGAGTCAGGAATCAGGGGCCACGAGTTTAGAAATAAAGCGGAAACGGATTCATTCCGGCTCCGGTTTCCGAAAAATCTTACCAGGGTATTTTCCCCTACCCTGGTTCCTGACGCTAAAAAATAAAAGTATGCCAACACCCTGCCGCATCATATGCATATTGTGCTTGTTTTTTTGTTCCCGCGCCTTTGCCGGAAAAATCGTCACGGTAAGTTCTCCGGACGCCAGGATCATATTTTCATTAAGTACCGACGGGGACGGACTGTATTACCGGGTCACATACAAAAGCGTTTTAATGGTTGATCGTTCCAGGCTCAATATCAGCTTTAAGGAAGGTGGTCCATTTGGTAACAGCCTTATTATTTCATCTGCAAAACCTGAAAAAATAATTGAAGACTACGACCTTTTAATTGGCAAAACCAGCAAGGTCCACAGCGAAAGTAACAGAATAATTGTACCCGTTGCGGAGCAAACGGGCACCAGGCGACAGATGAATATTGAAGTACGCGTATTTAATGACGGCGTTGCGTTCAGGTATACCATCCCTGCACAAAAAAAATGGGCGGAGATGATAAATATTACGGATGAGGCCGACTCGTTTAACCTTACACAAAACCCCGTTGCCACGGTAATGTATCGTGTTAACTATACCACATCGCACGAAGGCTTGTATTCCAGGACAAGCCTTCGTGATTTGAAAGCTGACACGCTGATGGATATGCCCGCGCTGTTCGAATTCCCCGGCGGGAATTATATGGCTATAACTGAAGCTAATTTACATGATTACGCGGGTATGTACCTGATGAAACACAACAACGTGCTCGAAAGCAGGTTATCCCCCTGCCTCATCAAACCGAAATTAAAGTAAAAGCTGCTTTACCGCATAACAGCCCCTGGCGGGTAATGATGATCAGTGACCGGGCCGGTGCATTCCTGGAATCAAATATCCTCACTAATCTGAATGAGCCTTGTAAAATAAAAGATGTTTCGTGGATAAAGCCGGGCAAAACTACCTTCCCCTGGTGGAACGGTGATGTTGTGCCTGATACCATTAACGCACCAGGCAATAACTATGTCACCAATATGTATTATGTGGATTTTTGCGCAAAATACGGTTTAGAATATCACTCGGTTGTTGAATACGGCCTGCATGAATGGTATGTAAATGATGGGGCCGGTTTTCAGCCGGGGCCAAATGCCGATCCTTCGAAAGCAGTTCCGGGGCTTGATATGCAGCAGATTTGCGACTCAGCCGCGAAAAAAGGCGTGGGCATACGTGTTTGGGTGCATTTTTATGCTTTATATCCCAAACTTGATGAAACTTTCGCCCAATATGAAAAATGGGGCATCAAAGGGTTGATGTGCGATTTTATGGACCGCGACGACCAGGAAATGGTAAACATGCAGGAAGAAATATTGCAAAAGGCGGCACAGCATCATTTGCATATCCAGTTTCACGGGGCGTATAAGCCAACAGGCGAGAGCCGCACCTGGCCTAATGAGTTTACCCGTGAAGGAACGCTGAATTATGAGAATGACAAATGGAGCGATTGGGTTACCCCCGATGCTGATGTAAACGTCGCCTTTACC
This genomic window contains:
- a CDS encoding DUF1493 family protein, which encodes MEEIHPQLKAFIVDYCSRYKIREVDPCALNLDTSIDLDLDIVDIEIDLFIAEFAETFRVDQSKFSWYKYGYPTGSASVKVLKTVFGYKSPWVNRLSNRLYKPKFRVSNLQDAVRTGKLL
- a CDS encoding glycoside hydrolase family 97 N-terminal domain-containing protein codes for the protein MPTPCRIICILCLFFCSRAFAGKIVTVSSPDARIIFSLSTDGDGLYYRVTYKSVLMVDRSRLNISFKEGGPFGNSLIISSAKPEKIIEDYDLLIGKTSKVHSESNRIIVPVAEQTGTRRQMNIEVRVFNDGVAFRYTIPAQKKWAEMINITDEADSFNLTQNPVATVMYRVNYTTSHEGLYSRTSLRDLKADTLMDMPALFEFPGGNYMAITEANLHDYAGMYLMKHNNVLESRLSPCLIKPKLK
- a CDS encoding glycoside hydrolase family 97 catalytic domain-containing protein, translating into MMISDRAGAFLESNILTNLNEPCKIKDVSWIKPGKTTFPWWNGDVVPDTINAPGNNYVTNMYYVDFCAKYGLEYHSVVEYGLHEWYVNDGAGFQPGPNADPSKAVPGLDMQQICDSAAKKGVGIRVWVHFYALYPKLDETFAQYEKWGIKGLMCDFMDRDDQEMVNMQEEILQKAAQHHLHIQFHGAYKPTGESRTWPNEFTREGTLNYENDKWSDWVTPDADVNVAFTRLLAGSTDYHLGGFRAASPQQFKIHYTRPYVMGTRCHMLAMYVVLENAIGMACDDPEAYINQPGFEFIQKVPTTWDETRVIDAKPGEYLAIARRKGNEWYIGAITNHASRTISKSFDFLSEGNYTADIWSDVPASDPNLNHLVKVVKNINKQTLVTMVLAEGGGQVIHIYADSEKK